The following is a genomic window from Prevotella sp. E13-17.
CTTTTCGTCGATGGTGTTGCCATTAGGCAGATAGAGTGTCACCGTAGCGGTGCGGTCGGCCTTCGACATATTCTCTTTTACCGTAAAGAAGACCTGTTTCCCTTTCACCGTGGCCTGCAACCAGGTGGGCGTCTGCTTCGTGTCAACATCTGTCAACTGACAACTGATTCCCGTCAACTCTCGCGTCAGTTTCAGCGTGTCGGCCTTTTCATCCCAACTGACCACACGATCTTTATACATCACACCATCAAAGATGTTATCGTGATTCTGCGTCAGGTAGAAGCTCGTCTGTACGGTCTGCTCCGTCAACGTATTGTCTTTACCCTTCATATACAATGTCACTTTCACCGTGCGATTAGTGTTGGAGGTCAGCGCCACCGACTTGAACAGCACCTTGTTGCCCTCAACCGTAGCCTGTAGCCAGGTGGGTGCTTTCTTGGTCAGCGTGTCCACCACCTGACACAGGATGTTCTGCAACTCATGCGATAGTTTCAGTGTATCGGCAGTTTGGTTCCAGACGATGGTGCGGTCATCATATCGCACCCCGTCAAAAATCCTGTTATGTCCCTGTTCTACGACAAAAGGCAGCGTAATGGTGGTCGTGTCGATAGTTTCACCATGATTAGGATAGAAGAGCATCACCGTAGCCGTACGGTCTTTTTTCAGGTTATAAATCGTCGTCGTCACGGCCACCGAGTCGCCGGCAACGGTTGCCGTACACCATGAGGCTCGCTCCTTGGTGGCGTCGTCTATCACCTGAGCACGCACTCCCGTCAGTTGTCGGTCGGTATGAATCACATAGCGTCCGCCGGCTGCCAGCGACTTCACGGGTTTGATAGTCAGGCTGTCGAGCACAGGGTTATGAGTCTGTCTGACCAGTATCGAAGCCTTCGACAACAACGAGTCGCTGACATACTGGTCGCTGTTGGGCACCAGTCTCACCAGTGCCGCACGGTCATCCTTTGAAGCATACTGTGAAACTGCTATTGTAAGATTCTTGCCGTCGATCATGGCTTTCACCCAGTCCACCTTCTGACCGTCCAAATCATAGATTTCTGTTTTTGTGTTCTTCAGCGTGTTCTTGAATGTCAACGTGGTGTCGCCCTGCTCAAAGCCCATGACCACCTCGTCAACATCCAGTCCGTCGAACATAGAGTTTTTCTTTTGGGTGACATAGAACACCACCGGTTGCTCCTCGTCATTAATCTCCTCGCTCTTCACGTGCAGCGTCACGCAAGCCGTACGATCGCTAACCGTGATATTCTCCATCAGGGTCAGCGCTATTGCCTTCTGATTGATTTTCACATCGAGCCAGTTGGCTGGATATTTGGTCTTGGTGTCAATGACGGTTGCCATCACATCGGTCAGTACGTTGTCAACATTGATAGTCTTCTGCACGCCCGCAGAAGAGAATGTCTGGTTCTCTATATGGAGGCCCTCAAGCGGTGATGGAAAGTCCTCGTGTTCCACACACGACAAAAAGAGTCCCAAAACAACCAACAACGGGAACAATATTTTTTTCATTTCCTCAAAAAGAATTTTAATGTTTTAAAGTGTCAAAAATGATTATTCAATGGGCAAAATTACGGAAAAAGAACGAATTACACAATATTTAAATGACTTTTTATTGAAAAAAAAGCGGATTTGATTGATTTTTTTATCTCATTCATTTTAAACGCATTATCTTTGCACAATGTACTACTAAGTTATAAAAATAATGGTTCTAATGAGAAAAATTCTACTTTATATGGCCGCCATATTGTTGTGGACAACAACGGAGGCACAGACACTGAACGTACAACTGGGCGAGGTTGTCTATCAGATTCCTGCCAGTCAGGCTGGCGATATGGTCTATGAAAACGGACAGACTGTGACCATCATGGGCAAGACCCTTGCACTCAGTGACATCAGCCAGATGTACATAGACAACAGTGTGGTGACCGATAATAGCGTCAGCATCGACTATCAGGGCGAGACCGCCCGTGTGACAGTGGCAGGAAATATTGCTAAACACCTGACTATCAGCACAAACAAGGCGCACGTATCCCTCATACAAAGCGCCACGTTGACCGACGAGATTACCTATACATTGAGTGGCACTTCGACCAACGGCTCATTCTATATGGATGGCGAACTGAAGGCCAGCGTCGTGCTGAACGGTGTCACACTGACCAACCCCGACAGCGCTGCCATCAACATCCGCAACGGCAAGCGCATCAGCATCGAACTGGCCGAGGGCACCACTTCGACACTGGTCGATGGCGTGGGTGGCAGCCAGAAGGCCTGTTTTGCTGTGAAGGGTCACACGGAATTCAAAGGTGCTGGCACCCTGAATATTACTGGTCGCACGGCACACGCCTTTTGGGGCAAGGAGTATGTGCAACTGAAGAAGAGCACTGGCACCATCAACATCCTGGGGGCTGTGGGCGACGGCTTCAATGTGAACCAGTACTTCCAGATGAATGGGGGCACGGTGAACATCAATAACGTGAGCGATGACGGTCTGCAACTGAGCTATAAGACCGACGACGATGATCAGATCATTCCGCTGACAGACGATGAAGACAACACTGGCGAGGTGATCATCAATGCCGGCACACTGAAAATCAGTACCACAGCAGCTGGCGCCAAGTGCATCAAGAGTGAAAACAAGGTGACCGTGCACGATGGCACACTGACACTGAAAGGCAGTGGCGGCATAGACACCAGCGACAGCAGCGACCCGTCTTACACGGCTGGCGTCAAGGCTGAGGACTTCACACAGAACGGTGGTACTGTCGAGATGACCATCAGCGGCGCTGCCGGACGTGGCGTCTCTGCCGACCATATCACCACCAATGGTGGCCTACTGACCATCAACAACAGCGGTGCACCGCAGACGGTGTCCAGCGATGTGAAGTCGGCCAAGGGCCTTAAAGGCGAATACATCGCCCTGAACGCAGGCATCATCACCATCGCCATGACGGGCAATGCCGGTAAAGGCATCGCAGCAGGCAACGGCACCAAGAGCACCAGTGGCGGAGGAGGCTGGTTTGCACCTGCAAGAGCACCGATGATGGCACCTGCAAGAGCACCGATGATGGCACCTGGTGGCAGACCTGGCGGTGGCGGTATGGGCGGTGGCACCACCTACACCAACGTGACTGGAGCCTACACACAAGGAACTGCCGACGGCAACGGCCCCACCCTGACCGTCAGCACCACGGGCAGCGCCTACAGCAGTTCTTCTGCCAAGGCCATTAAGGCTATCTGTGCGGCTGTGATCTACGGCGGCGAGACCACCGTCACCACCAAGACGAATGGTGCCGAAGGACTGGAATCGAAGACCGGCATCACCATCAACGGCGGCAAGCACTATCTGCAATGCTACGACGACTGCATCAACACGTCGGGAAAGATTGTCTTCAATGGTGGCATCACCGTATGCTACTCTAACGGCAACGATGCCGTCGATTCGAATGCGGGCACCACGGGCGCCATCACCATCGGCAATGGCACCTGCTTTGCCTATACGTCGGCAGGCGGCCCAGAGGAAGGCTTTGACTGCGACAACAACTCGTACATCCAGATCACGGGTAACGGCACCTGCATCGGCGCCGGCGGTGCACAGGGTGGCGGCTCCAGCAGCTCGACCATCTCTAACGCAGCCCAGGGCTACACATTCCTCACCAACACCATCAGTTACACCAGCGGTCGCTACTATACCTTGGCAGACAGCAACGACCAGAACCTGGCAACCTTTAGCTTTGCTGCCAACGTCTCCAGTTCGCTGTCGCTGATTACAGCCAAGGGCATGACCTCCAAGGGCAGCTACAACATCAAATACAGCACCACTGCGCCTACCGATGCTGCAACCGTCTTCCACGGACTGTATCTGGGTAGCAGTGCTAAGGGCACAAACAGCGTGACCAGCTTCACGGCCAAGTAAAACAGGATAACATCGTACGAATTGACAAGATGAGGGGTAATACTGCATCAAAGCAGTGTTGCCCCTCTACATTTTTTAAGCATTATTATACATACTAATTGCAGAAGATTTTGTAATTTTGCAAACGAAATATTTCAAGTTACAATGATATTAAATTACGACGTAGTGGTTATCGGCGGCGGACATGCTGGCTGTGAAGCTGCCTGTGCCTCGGCCAATATGGGCGCCAAGACGCTGCTGGTAACGATGGACATGAACAAGATTGCACAGATGTCGTGCAATCCCGCGGTTGGTGGCATCGCTAAGGGACAGATAGTACGAGAGATTGACGCCCTTGGCGGACAGATGGGAATAGTGACCGACCGCTCTACCATTCAATTTCGCATGCTAAACATAGGCAAAGGCCCCGCCGTATGGAGCCCTCGCGCACAATGTGACCGTGGCAAGTTTATCTGGAACTGGCGCACGGTCATCGACCATACGCCCAATCTGGACGTATGGCAGGACCAGGTCTGCGAGCTGATGGCAGAAAAGGGACAGGTCACAGGTGTGAGAACCATCTGGGGAACGGAGATACATGCACGCGCCGTCGTGGTGACTGCAGGCACGTTTCTCAACGGTCTGATGCACATAGGACGTAAGATGGTGGCTGGCGGACGCATCGCCGAACCTGCTGTCAGCGATTTCACCGAGAGCATCACCAAGCACGGCATCCGCTCTGCACGCATGAAAACAGGAACACCTGTCAGGATTGACAAGCGCAGCGTGCATTTCGACGAGCTGGAAGCACAGCCTGGCGACACCAGCTACTACCAGTTCTCGTATATGGGCGAGGCACGCACACTGCAACAGCTGCCTTGCTGGACGGTGAACACGAATGCCAAGGTGCACGAGATTCTGCGCTCTGGACTGAACGACTCCCCTCTCTACAACGGACAAATACAGTCTATCGGACCTCGCTACTGTCCTTCGATAGAAACAAAACTGGTCACCTTCCCTGACCGCGAACAGCACCCGCTGTTTCTGGAACCAGAAGGCGAAGACACCAACGAGATGTATTTGAATGGCTTTTCGTCATCGCTCCCAATGGACGTTCAAATCGAGGCTTTAAGACAGATTCCTGCCTTCCGCGATGTGAAAGTGTATCGCCCAGGCTATGCCATAGAATACGATTTCTTCGACCCTACACAACTAAAACACACGTTGGAATCGAAAAAACTGGATGGACTGTTCTTTGCCGGACAGGTGAACGGAACCACAGGCTATGAGGAAGCTGCCGGACAGGGACTCGTGGCTGGTGTCAATGCAGCGATGAAATGCGATGGACACAACGAATTTGTGATGCACCGCGACGAATCATACATCGGCGTGCTCGTCGATGACCTCGTGACAAAGGGTGTCGATGAACCCTATCGCATGTTTACTTCGCGTGCCGAATATCGCATCTTGCTGCGCCAAGACGATGCCGACGCCCGACTCACCGAACGCTCGTATGCCATGGGACTGGCCAAAAAAGACCGCCTCGACCGATGGGTGGAAAAGAAACTGTTCATCGAAAGAATCGAAGCTTTCTGCAAATCATTCCCCATAAAGGCAAAAGAAATCAACCCCGCATTGGAGAAACTGGGAACCACCCCACTGCAGTTTGGCGTCAAGCTGGAAGATTTGGTGGCTCGCCCACAACTGAACTTCCACAATCTGGCAGAAATCATCCCAGAACTTCACGAATTGATCGAAAGCGCACCCAACCGAAAAGAAGAGATTGCCGAGGCTGCCGAAATACGTATCAAATACAAAGGGTACATCGAACGCGAGAAACTCGTGGCCGACAAAATGCACCGCTTGGAAAATATAAAAATCAAGGGGCACTTCGACTACAACTCCATCCAATCGCTCTCCACCGAATGCCGACAGAAGTTGACCGCCATAGACCCCGACACACTGGCTCAGGCGAGCCGCATTCCAGGCGTCTCACCGAGCGACATCAACGTACTGTTGGTGTTGATGGGACGATAAGTTTCACGTGAAACAAAAGCGTTAAAACATTAATATAACTAACTGAGTATGAACACCAAATTACTGTTGGACAATCTGCGTTGCATACCGGATTTTCCGAAGAAAGGAATTAATTTCCGCGATGTCACCACGCTCTACAAGAACGGCGAGTGCATGAAAGAGATGGTAGAGGACCTCTACGAAATCTACAAAGACAAAGGTATCACGAAGATAGTTGGTATCGAAAGCCGTGGATTCATTCTGGCATCTGCCCTGGCCTATAAGTTGGGGGCTGGCGTTGTACTGGCGAGAAAACCGGGCAAATTGCCCTCTACCACCATCAAGGAATCGTTCTCAAAAGAGTATGGCGTTGATACCGTCGAGATGCACATCGACTCTATCGATGAAAACGACGTTGTTTTAATCCACGACGACCTTTTGGCAACGGGTGGAACAGCGAAAGCAACCTACAAGCTGGTGAAACATTTCAATCCGAAAAAGATTTTCATGAACTTCATTATTGAAATCAAAGATGAAGGTCTTCACGGACGCGATGAATTCGACGGACTTTGTGATGTGACCACTTTGCTGACCATTTAAGCACACATCAATCCCCCAAAGCGCCCTCCCCGACCCTTCAAACGGGAGGGACTTTTTATAAATAAAGAAAGGACAGAAGGGAAATATCGTTTCACGTGAAACAATAGAGCATGACAAAGGAAGAGAACGAGGCACGTTTAGCCTATCTGAAAGGAATCGTATCAAGACTGCCCGAGAAGCCTGGCAGCTATCAATACTACGACAGTGAGGGGACGATTATATACGTTGGCAAGGCAAAGAACCTGAAGTCGCGCGTCTCTTCCTATTTCCATACGGAAGTGGATCGCTTCAAAACAAAAGTGCTGGTGTCTAAGATCCACGACATAAGCTACACGGTGGTCAACACCGAAGAGGACGCATTGCTGCTTGAAAATTCGCTCATCAAGAAGTATAACCCGCGCTATAACGTGTTGTTGAAGGATGGCAAGACCTACCCCAGCATCTGTGTAACGAACGAACCCTTTCCGCGCATCTTTAAGACGCGTACCATCAACAAGAAGTGGGGCACCTATTTCGGTCCTTATTCGCACATAGGTTCGATGAATGCCGTGTTGGAACTGATCAACAAGCTATACCATCCGCGCACCTGTCGTCAGCCGATGACGAAAGAAGGAATTGCCGCCGGTAAATACCAGGTTTGTCTGGAGTATCACATCAAGAACTGCGGAGGGCCATGTATAGCCAAACAAACCTATGAAAACTACCAGCAAAACATCATGCAGGCACGTGAAATACTGAAGGGTAACACCCGCGAAGTGCTGCGTCAGATGCGTGAAAAGATGCAGTTATTGGCAGAAGAACTGCGCTTTGAAGAAGCAGAAGAAATCAAGAAAAAGTACCTGTTGATAGACTCGTTTGTAAGCAAGAGCGAGGTGGTGAGCCACACCATCGACAATGTGGATGTCTTTTCGATCACCAACGACGAGAAGATTGCATACATCAACTATATCCACGTGTCTAACGGCGCTATCAATCAGTCGTTCACATTCGAATTCAAGAAGCGCCTGAACGAGACCAACGAGGAGTTGTTGCAACTTGGAATCATCGAGATGCGCGAGCGATTTAATAGTTCTTCACGTGAGATTGTGGTGCCTTTCGACCCCGAAATGGAGCTAGACGGCGTCACCTTCACCATTCCACAGCGCGGTGATAAAAAGACGTTGCTGGACCTCTCGGAAATGAATGGCAAACAGTATAAGTTTGACCGCCTGAAACAGGCAGAGAAACTGAATCCAGAACAGAAACAGGTGCGCCTAATGAAGGAACTGCAAGAGAAGTTGGCACTGCCCAAGATGCCCTATCAGATAGAGTGTTTCGACAACTCCAACATCTCGGGAACGGACGCCGTGGCTGCGTGCGTGGTGTTCAAATCCATGAAACCCAGCAAGCGAGACTACAAGAAATACAACATTAAAACGGTGGTGGGCCCCGACGATTATGCGTCGATGAAAGAGGTGGTCTATCGCCGTTATAAACGGCTTGTAGAGGAAGAAGAGCCCCTACCCGACCTTATTGTGGCTGACGGCGGAAAAGGTCAGATGGAAGTGATACGTGAAGTGATTCAGGACGAACTGAAACTGGACATCCCTATCGCTGGTTTGGCAAAAGACAATCGCCACCGCACCAATGAGCTACTTTACGGTTTTCCGCCACGCGTGATTGGCTTGAAGACCAACTCAGAACTCTTCCATGTGCTGACTCAACTGCAAGACGAAGTGCACAGATTTGCCATCACGTTCCACCGCGACAAGCGCAGCAAACATGCGCTGCACTCGGAATTGGATGATATCCAGGGCATTGGACCCAAGACGCGTGATGCACTGATTGATCGACTAAAGAGTGTAAAGCGTATTAAAGAGGCTGATATTCAACAACTTACAGATGTCATTGGCGCTTCAAAAGCACAAATCATCTACCATCACTTCCATCAAGAGTAGTTTTACTTCCATCAAGAGTAGTTTTACTTCCGTCAAAGTACGGCTTTGACGCTCAACAAGTGGCACTTTTAGCTCGTCAGAGTGCCACTATGACCAACCAAAAGTGCCACTCTTGGTCTGAATCCAGGGGCTGGATTGAATCATTCCAGGGGCTGAATTACACCGCTCCAGGGGCTAGACTGAACCATTCCAGGGGCTGGATTGAAAGTAAAAGGGTAAGTATTGCTACAAGAAAGCGGAAGTATGATGGTTCAAAACACCCGATATTGCAGCACGATTCGGACACTTTTGCAAAAGAACAGGATTGTAAGGGGAAGGTACTACCGCTCGACAAAAAAAAGAATAAATTCTTTGCTTTTGTTCTCGCTTATTCGTACCTTTGGCTGCGCCGAAGGTACTCACGTTCGGAAAATTGCAAATAAATTTGCATTTTCGCTCACTTAATCGTACCTTTGCAGCATGAGAATTGTAATTCAACGTGTTAGCCACGCCTCAGTGACAATCAACGGGACTGTGAAATCAAGTATCGGTAAGGGATATTTGATTCTGTTGGGCGTCTGCGAAGAAGACACCGAAGAGGATGTTGACTGGCTGGTGCACAAGGTGGTGGGCCTACGCGTTTTCGACGATGAGAACGGGGTGATGAACCGTTCTGTCATGGAGGTAGGCGGCGAAGCACTCGTGGTGAGCCAATTTACGCTGTTTGCAAGCTACAAGAAGGGCAATCGCCCCTCGTGGTTGAGAGCAGCAAGGCACGAGGTCAGCGTGCCGCTCTACGAGCTTTTCTGCAAGAAACTGAGCAACGAGATGGGCAAAGCCTGCGGCACGGGTGAATTTGGCGCCGACATGAAGGTGGAACTGCTGAACGATGGCCCTGTCACTATCTGTATGGATACGAAGAACAAGGAGTGAAGACCTCACCCCGGCCCTCTCCCAAGGAGAGGGAGATAAATATTTATTTATATATGACGATAGAAGAGGCACAGGAGACTGTGGACAAATGGATTAAAACGTATGGCGTGAGGTATTTTGGCGAACTCACCAACATGACGGTGCTGACCGAAGAGGTGGGCGAACTGGCACGCATCATGAGTCGTCGCTATGGCGAACAGTCGTGGAAGGCGTCTGATCCGCGAGCTACCGACAATGGCCGAGAGGCACTGGGCGAAGAGATGGCCGACGTGCTGTGGGTACTGCTGTGCCTGGCCAACCAGACGGGCGTTGACCTGACTGAGGAACTACAGAAGTCTATCGATAAAAAGACAAAAAGAGACGCATCAAGACATATAAATAACCCTAAATTAAAGCATAACGACTATGGAAGAAATGAACAAGATTGAGCAAGTGCTGAACCAGTATAACCTCGACATCACCGACGAGGAAGTACGCGAGGCCGTGAAGACAATCATCGCCGAAAAGGTGCCTCAGAACGATACGCCTGAAGTGAAGAAATTCCTGATGGGAAGCGTGGAACTGACCACACTGAAGACCACCGACAGCGAGACTTCTGTGATGGCTTTCACCGAAAAGGTGAACCAGTTTGACGAGCAGTACCCCGACCTGCCCCACGTGGCTACCATCTGTGTTTATCCTAAGTTTGCCAAGACCGTCAGCGAGACACTCGAGGTAGAGGGCGTCGAGGTGGCATGCGTTTCGGGCAGCTTCCCCAGCAGTCAGTCACTCATCGAGGTGAAGACAGTTGAGACTTCGCTGGCCATCAAGGATGGAGCCACCGAGATAGACATCGTGATGAACGTGGGTGCCTTCCTTGAGGGCGACTACGACACGGTTGTCGATGAGATTCAGCAACAAAAGGAGGCCTGCGGCGAACAAGCCATGAAGGTGATTCTGGAGACAGGTTGTCTGAAGACTGCCAAGAACATCAAGATAGCCTCACTACTGTCGATGTATGGCGGTGGCGACTATATCAAGACTTCTACCGGCAAGCTGGAGCCTGCTGCCACGCCCGAGGCTGCCTATGTGATGTGTCAGGCCATCAAGGAGTACTACGATAAGACTGGCGTACAGATTGGTTTTAAGCCTGCTGGCGGCCTTAACAGCGTGATGGATGCACTGATCTACTACACCATCGTGAAAGAGGTTCTCGGCGAGAAATGGCTCACCAACAAGTGGTTCCGCATGGGCACCAGTCGTCTGGCAAACTTGCTGCTCAGCGAGGTTGTTGGCGAAGATGTGAAATTCTTCTAAGCGCTTTTCAAGCGCTTAAACTGAGAGTTGCGCTTAAACTGAGAACTGAGAGTTGAGAACTGAGAGGTATGATTAGACCTGCTGGTTCTAATTATAATGAGAGGTGAGTAGTACTAATAATACTTCTCACCTCTCACTTTTCACTTATAAGAACCTCTCAGTTCTCAACTCTCAGTTCTCAGTTAAAAGCACCTCTCAGTTAAAGCTCATTTTCTTCTTTGAATGACGTAGTCGAGATAGGCGGTGAGTGCAGTAGCTATCATAGGGTCTTTGACGCACGTGTCAACATACTGCTGCGCCTTGCGATGATAGTCTTCCATGCATCTCTCGGCATATTCTATGCCACCCTGCTGCTTGGTGAACTCCACCAAAACAGCGATTTCATCGCGATTGATAGTGCCCGCCTTCACCTTCTTGGCAAGCGTCATCATCGAGTCGAAAGGCGAATGCTGCAAAGCATAGATAACAGGTAGTGTCAGCTTGCCCTCAGCCATATCGTTGCCGGTGGGCTTTCCTATCTCTTTTGAATCGTAATAATCGAAGATGTCATCGCGAATCTGGAACATGATGCCCAGGTCATGACCAAACTGGCGGGCCTTCTCTACCTCAGCATCGGTGGCTCCGGCAGACAGCGCACCTATCGACGAGCAGGCAGCAAAGAGCACAGCGGTCTTCTGTTCAATCACACGATAATAGACCTCCTCTGAGATTTCCTCGTTCTTGATGTTCTGCAACTGCAAAATCTCACCAGATGCCAGCACCCTACCCAACTCTGCCAGCGTCTCGATGATGCGCTGGTTGTTGGTGTAAGACACCTTCAGCAGTGCGGTGGAAAGGATGAAATCGCCCACCAAGACAGCCGCCTTATTATTATAGGTGGCATTCACAGAGGCCTGTCCTCGACGCTCCTCACTCTCATCCACAACATCATCGTGAACCAACGAAGCAGTGTGCAGCAGCTCTAATCCGATGGCTGAGTTCAGCGTCACACTCGACACACTGCCATAGTTCTTAGCCAACAGCATGAGCAACATGGGGCGCATGCGCTTACCACCACGCTGTTTGATGTGAGAAAGCACCTCGGAAAGTAACGAGTCCTCGTGGCTCAGAGATTGTTCGAAGAGCGTGATAAACTCGTTCAGTTCTGATTCGATTGGTCGTTTGATGAGTGATAGATAGTCCATTATCAATAATTTTGAGACAAAATTAGTGAAAATATCGGAGTAATACCAATTTTTTTAGTAATTTTACCGAAAATTCTAAAATATACATGGAGAAACTGTTTCTTTTAGACGCCTACGCCCTTATCTACAGGTCGTACTACGCATTCATCAAGAATCCACGAATCAACTCGAAGGGGCTGAACACATCGGCTATCATAGGCTTTGTGAACACGCTCCAGGAAGTTATAGAGAAAGAGCAACCCAAATACCTGGGTGTGGCTTTCGACCCCCATGGACTGACCTTCCGCAGCGAGGCTTTCCCCGCCTATAAGGCACAACGCGAGGCCACACCCGAAGACATACGCAAGGCGGTGCCTATCATCAAAGACCTGCTAAAGGCCTACCGCATACCGGTGCTGCAGGTTGATGGTTTCGAGGCAGACGACGTGATCGGCACCTTGGCAAAAAAGGCCGATTCTATCGAAAACATCGAAACCTACATGCTGACACCTGATAAGGACTACGGACAGCTGGTGAGCGAGCGCACCAAGATATTCCGTCCGCGTCATGGTGGAGGCTACGAGGTGATGGGGCCAAAGGAGGTCTGCGAGAAATATGCCATCGAAAAGACCACACAGGTCATCGACCTGCTGGCACTGATGGGCGACTCTGCCGACAACTTCCCTGGTTGTCCGGGCGTGGGCGAGAAGACAGCAGCAAAGATCATTGCCGACTTTGGCAGTGTGGAACAGTTGCTGGCCAGAACCGACGAACTGAAAGGGGCATTGAAGAAAAAAGTGGAAGAACACGTGGACGACATCAAGATGAGCTACTTCCTGGCCACCATCCGCACCGACGTCCCCATCGAACTGAATCTCGACGAACTGCAACTGCAGCAACCCGACGAGGAAAAACTCAGCGAACTGTTCACCGAACTGGAGTTTAAAGCACTGACACAACGAGTTCTTAAAAAAGTTGAAAAGAAGCCAAAATCTAATAATTCGCAGCTTTCTCTCTTTGAAGAATTTGCCACCGACGATGCGGAAACGCCAAAATTTTCGAGTTTTGAGACCATTAAAACGGTGACTCATAATTACGAACTCGTTGAAAATGAGGAAGATTTAAAAAATCTATGTGATTTATTTAGGACAAAACAAATTCTTTGTCTAGACACAGAGACCACTTCGACCTCGGCCATCGACGCCGAATTAGTGGGTTTGAGCTTCGCCGTGACCGAACATGAGGCGTTTTATGTGCCCATTCCACCAAAACGTGAAGAAGCGTTGCGAATTGTTAATATATTCAAACCGCTCTATGAAGACACCTCCATTTTGAAAATAGGACAGAACCTGAAGTACGATTTAGAGGTGTTGCGCAACTATGACATTCATCTCGACGGACCGATGTGGGACACGATGATTGCTC
Proteins encoded in this region:
- a CDS encoding carbohydrate-binding domain-containing protein, giving the protein MRKILLYMAAILLWTTTEAQTLNVQLGEVVYQIPASQAGDMVYENGQTVTIMGKTLALSDISQMYIDNSVVTDNSVSIDYQGETARVTVAGNIAKHLTISTNKAHVSLIQSATLTDEITYTLSGTSTNGSFYMDGELKASVVLNGVTLTNPDSAAINIRNGKRISIELAEGTTSTLVDGVGGSQKACFAVKGHTEFKGAGTLNITGRTAHAFWGKEYVQLKKSTGTINILGAVGDGFNVNQYFQMNGGTVNINNVSDDGLQLSYKTDDDDQIIPLTDDEDNTGEVIINAGTLKISTTAAGAKCIKSENKVTVHDGTLTLKGSGGIDTSDSSDPSYTAGVKAEDFTQNGGTVEMTISGAAGRGVSADHITTNGGLLTINNSGAPQTVSSDVKSAKGLKGEYIALNAGIITIAMTGNAGKGIAAGNGTKSTSGGGGWFAPARAPMMAPARAPMMAPGGRPGGGGMGGGTTYTNVTGAYTQGTADGNGPTLTVSTTGSAYSSSSAKAIKAICAAVIYGGETTVTTKTNGAEGLESKTGITINGGKHYLQCYDDCINTSGKIVFNGGITVCYSNGNDAVDSNAGTTGAITIGNGTCFAYTSAGGPEEGFDCDNNSYIQITGNGTCIGAGGAQGGGSSSSTISNAAQGYTFLTNTISYTSGRYYTLADSNDQNLATFSFAANVSSSLSLITAKGMTSKGSYNIKYSTTAPTDAATVFHGLYLGSSAKGTNSVTSFTAK
- the mnmG gene encoding tRNA uridine-5-carboxymethylaminomethyl(34) synthesis enzyme MnmG; this translates as MILNYDVVVIGGGHAGCEAACASANMGAKTLLVTMDMNKIAQMSCNPAVGGIAKGQIVREIDALGGQMGIVTDRSTIQFRMLNIGKGPAVWSPRAQCDRGKFIWNWRTVIDHTPNLDVWQDQVCELMAEKGQVTGVRTIWGTEIHARAVVVTAGTFLNGLMHIGRKMVAGGRIAEPAVSDFTESITKHGIRSARMKTGTPVRIDKRSVHFDELEAQPGDTSYYQFSYMGEARTLQQLPCWTVNTNAKVHEILRSGLNDSPLYNGQIQSIGPRYCPSIETKLVTFPDREQHPLFLEPEGEDTNEMYLNGFSSSLPMDVQIEALRQIPAFRDVKVYRPGYAIEYDFFDPTQLKHTLESKKLDGLFFAGQVNGTTGYEEAAGQGLVAGVNAAMKCDGHNEFVMHRDESYIGVLVDDLVTKGVDEPYRMFTSRAEYRILLRQDDADARLTERSYAMGLAKKDRLDRWVEKKLFIERIEAFCKSFPIKAKEINPALEKLGTTPLQFGVKLEDLVARPQLNFHNLAEIIPELHELIESAPNRKEEIAEAAEIRIKYKGYIEREKLVADKMHRLENIKIKGHFDYNSIQSLSTECRQKLTAIDPDTLAQASRIPGVSPSDINVLLVLMGR
- a CDS encoding adenine phosphoribosyltransferase, which encodes MNTKLLLDNLRCIPDFPKKGINFRDVTTLYKNGECMKEMVEDLYEIYKDKGITKIVGIESRGFILASALAYKLGAGVVLARKPGKLPSTTIKESFSKEYGVDTVEMHIDSIDENDVVLIHDDLLATGGTAKATYKLVKHFNPKKIFMNFIIEIKDEGLHGRDEFDGLCDVTTLLTI
- the uvrC gene encoding excinuclease ABC subunit UvrC, with the translated sequence MTKEENEARLAYLKGIVSRLPEKPGSYQYYDSEGTIIYVGKAKNLKSRVSSYFHTEVDRFKTKVLVSKIHDISYTVVNTEEDALLLENSLIKKYNPRYNVLLKDGKTYPSICVTNEPFPRIFKTRTINKKWGTYFGPYSHIGSMNAVLELINKLYHPRTCRQPMTKEGIAAGKYQVCLEYHIKNCGGPCIAKQTYENYQQNIMQAREILKGNTREVLRQMREKMQLLAEELRFEEAEEIKKKYLLIDSFVSKSEVVSHTIDNVDVFSITNDEKIAYINYIHVSNGAINQSFTFEFKKRLNETNEELLQLGIIEMRERFNSSSREIVVPFDPEMELDGVTFTIPQRGDKKTLLDLSEMNGKQYKFDRLKQAEKLNPEQKQVRLMKELQEKLALPKMPYQIECFDNSNISGTDAVAACVVFKSMKPSKRDYKKYNIKTVVGPDDYASMKEVVYRRYKRLVEEEEPLPDLIVADGGKGQMEVIREVIQDELKLDIPIAGLAKDNRHRTNELLYGFPPRVIGLKTNSELFHVLTQLQDEVHRFAITFHRDKRSKHALHSELDDIQGIGPKTRDALIDRLKSVKRIKEADIQQLTDVIGASKAQIIYHHFHQE
- the dtd gene encoding D-aminoacyl-tRNA deacylase, translated to MRIVIQRVSHASVTINGTVKSSIGKGYLILLGVCEEDTEEDVDWLVHKVVGLRVFDDENGVMNRSVMEVGGEALVVSQFTLFASYKKGNRPSWLRAARHEVSVPLYELFCKKLSNEMGKACGTGEFGADMKVELLNDGPVTICMDTKNKE
- a CDS encoding nucleotide pyrophosphohydrolase; this translates as MTIEEAQETVDKWIKTYGVRYFGELTNMTVLTEEVGELARIMSRRYGEQSWKASDPRATDNGREALGEEMADVLWVLLCLANQTGVDLTEELQKSIDKKTKRDASRHINNPKLKHNDYGRNEQD